The Prochlorococcus marinus str. MIT 1214 sequence CTTAGTCAAAGAAGGTAAATCTTTAGTTCTTGAATGAGCAATAGTAACAGTAGCATTTGCAGCTTCAAGCATTAAGGCCATGGGCTTACCAACAAGAATGCTACGGCCAACAACAACGGCTCTTTTTCCTTCGATTTTGATTTGATTTCGCTCAAGAAGAGACATAACACCAGCAGGCGTACATGATCTTGGGCCTTTTTCTCCCTTTATTAATTTTCCTAGGTTCAAAGGATGTAGACCATCAGCATCCTTATCAGGGTCAATGTTCCTCAGCAAGGTAGACTCATCAAGGTGGTCGGGTAATGGTAGTTGCAATAAAATTCCATCAACATTCTTATCATCATTCAAACTTTTAATGGTTTCTATAAGCTCTTCCAATGAAATATCTTCTCTTAAATGCTTTGCGAAACTTCTAACACCTATTCGATCGCATGCTTTTTCCTTGTAATTGACATAAACTCCACTGGCAGGATCATTCCCAACCCTAAGGACAGCAAGACCAGGTGGACGTTCCGCAACTTCCAAACCAGATTGGATAGCCTTTTGAAGTATGAGTTCAAGCTCCTGAGCAAGTTTTTTTCCATCTAAAATTTTTGGCATAAATAAAATGAAAATGAATAGAATTTCAATTAAAAACTCATTAAACCTAGCGTCAGGGTAGGTGATAAAGACTTTGGCCAAATTACCCAGTCCACAAAAAATTTGGAGGATATGGTTAGGGAGTCAATCTCCCAGACGTCCAATACTTCGCTGGTCAGCCACTGACAAGTTAGGTCTACTAATGGTCTGCCTATTATTAGCAATATTTTCAAGTTATAAGTTACTTGCTGTTCCCGATCTCAAACCAGGAGATATTGCTCAATTCAATGTAATAGCCCCTAGAGATGCAAAGATAATAGATACTAAGGATTTAAAAGAAAAGAAACAAGGCTTAAAAGAAAATTTTGTTCAAGTAATAGACAAGAATCAATCAAATAATTTAGAAAAGACTGTTTTAAAAAAAATCAATACACTTCGCACCTTAAAGGATAATAATTTTGAGGTAGATTTAAATGAAAACAGTTTAACAAATTCAGAGAAAAGTTGGCTTATTAATGTTTCCGATAATAAATGGGAAGAATGGAAAGAAGAGATAAAAAATGTTTCAAGAAAAATGCTTTCTCAAGGTATTATAAATACACTTGCGCTAGATCAACTTAATGAAGCTTCTTCACTTCAATTAATAGATCTAGGTGGAAAAGATTCTCCAAGTAGATCATTAGGTGCAAAAATATTATCAAGTAGCTTTCATCAAAAAAGTAACTTAATAGTAGATGAGTTAAAAACCAATATATTACTTGAAAATTTAATTCATCAAGATGGTATAAACACAATAAATGTTAAAGAAGGCAATTTAATATTAAAGAAAGGAGAGACAATAAGTTCACAAGATTTTGCTATTCTAGAACACTTTAATAAAGTAGGTCGAAGTCCGAGGCCTTTAAAGTGGTTAATTACTTTCTCCGAAGCAATGTGTGGTTGCGGATTACTTCTTATGATTATGAGAAGAGAGAAACCCAGGCTTAAGGCTAGACACGGATTGCTATCCTTAACTTTATTATTTGTAGTTCAATTGACGAAAGATTGGATTGGACCGCTAGCAAGTCCTATGCAATTAATATTACCTCCAACTCTACTTCTTTCACAAGGAATAGGTACGACAACTTCATTAGCTTGGATGGCCACTGCTAGTCTGTTGTGGCCATCATCACTTAATGAATTAACTGAAATTAGACTAATAATTGCTTGTGTTGCTGGATCTTTTGTTGCATTTTTAGGTAGAAGGATGAGAAGCCGTGCACAAGTTCTTCAAATAGCTGTATTTATACCTTTTGGTGCATTATTAGGTCAATGGTTTATTTTTAATCAATTAATTAAAGAGAAAAATATAGGATCAAACAACCTATCTATTGACCCTAATTCCCTTTTTAATGAAACAGTTATTATAAGTGCAATATTAATGATAACTATATTAATTATTCCAATATTAGAAAATACATTTGGATTACTTACTAGAGCAAGATTAATGGAACTTGCTGATCAAGAACGCCCTTTACTGCGCCGTTTATCTAGAGAAGCCCCAGGAACATTTGAGCATACTTTAACAATTTCAAGTCTTGCGGAGGAAGGCGCAAGAGTCATTGGAGCTGATGTTGACTTGATAAAAACTGGAGCTCTTTATCATGATATAGGAAAATTACATGCACCTAATTGGTTTATTGAAAATCAGAAAGATGGAATAAACCCACATGAAGAAATAAAAAACCCGTATAAAAGCGCCGATATTCTTCAAGCCCATGTAGATGAAGGATTGAAGCTTGCGAGGAGATATCGACTTCCATCGCCTATTGCTGATTTCATACCTGAACATCAAGGAACATTGAAAATGGGATATTTTCTTCATAAAGCTCGAGAAAGTGATCCTTCTGCATCTGAAAAACGTTTCAGATATAAAGGACCTATTCCTCATTCCAAAGAAACTGGGATCCTTATGCTTGCAGATGGATGCGAAGCAGCTTTAAGAGCTCTTGATGCTTCTTCTTCAGACAACGAAGCGTGCAAAACAGTTAGAAAAATAATTCAATCTCGTCAGCTTGATGGTCAATTAAAAGAAAGCAGTTTAACTAGAGCAGAAATAGAAATAATCCTTAGGGCCTTTGTCTCTGTATGGAGGAGGATGCGTCACAGAAGATTGAAATATCCAAGCTTTAATTCAAGATAAAAAATATCAACTTTATTGAAATATCAATATGAGTTAAAGTCTTATTCGCCTATGACCTCTTCTACACCAATAGAGTAAAGCTAATAAGTTAAGCAAAGCGATTAGCAACAATAATCCACTAATGCCAAAAAGATCTTTAACTTTAATTAATCTGATTATTCCATAAGGCAAAGTTCCTGAAAGAGTCATAGACAAAGCAACTATTGATAAAATCACACCCCATCCTCTTTGAGCAAAAAGACCTGCTGAAGCAACAATTCCAGTTACTGCAGCTGGCCAAGCAAGACTAATAGCAAGGGTGATATTGGCAGTTTGAAGGGGCGGTCCTGATACAACTACATAAGCAATAAAAGGAATTGCAAGTGTATTAGAGATCAAACCAAACCAAGTAAGCGTCCAGTAGCCGCGCATTCCTGAACCCATTTTTAAAAAAATATTCTCTTAAAAAAAATCATAATAATGCATTAATAATTTTTTCATGCGAGAGAAGGTTGCAAACAATTAGATGGATAACAAACAGTTCTCCAAGTTCCATTCCCTGCAAGCACTTGTACACCGATACCTCTATCTTTAATTGTGCATCTCAACCCTTGACCATTGCACCACACTTTTGCCGCCTTAAGTGCTGCATCAATACTTTCATATGGAGCATCCAGAACATGATGAGGTGAACCATCGAGGCCTGTAAGTCTGTAAAGATTTCTTTTAAAAGCCATTTATGTGCGCATATCAAATCGTCACAACACATATTAATCTTTAATTAATATGAAATAGTGATTTATCTAAAAAAATTTACGGAACACTTGGAATATTTCTAAATATAGTTGAAATAATTAATTGAAAAATTCTCATACCCCTTTTTTATCGACCTGAGCCAAATCATGTTGTGGATGAATGGATTTCCTTCCTTGAGCAGCTACTAATCTATTAAGAGCATTTATGTATGCTTGGGCGGCTGCAACAACAACATCAGTATCAGCAGAATGACCAGAGAAGAGGTTACCATCTCTTCTTATTCGAATCGTAACTTCTCCTAACGCATCTATTCCTTCTGTAACTGACTTTACGGAGAATTCAATCAATTCATTAGGTTCTTGGGTTAACGAATCTAAAGCTCGTACAACTGCATCAACAGGACCTGTTCCGAGAGAGACGGCAGTTTTCTCCACTCCCTCTTCTCCAACAACAGTTACTGTTGCAGTAGGCATTAAAGATGTTCCACAACTCACTTGGACCAATTTCAATTGGAACAAAGCCTCTGGAAGTTGAACTTGTTCACTAACAATGGCCTCTAGATCACGATCTGTTATCTCTCTTTTCCTATCAGCTAAGTCTTTAAATCTAGCGAAAGCATCATTAAGATCTTCCCTATTCAAATCGTATCCAAGGTCTTCTAATCTAGCTCGAACAGCACTCCTACCACTCAATTTTCCCAAAGAAATTTTGTTGTCGGACAGCCCAATTGTTTTTGCATCGATAATTTCGTATGTAAGCCTATTTTTTAAAACTCCATCTTGATGTATTCCAGATTCATGCGCAAAAGCGTTTGCTCCAACAATTGCTTTATTTGGTTGTACCACCATCCCAGTCAAATTGGAAACCAAACGAGAGGATTTAGTTATTTCCTCTGTTCTTACTGCAGTTAAAGGGGTGGGAGATTCAGGAGGTCTGCCAAAAAACGGATTAAAATATGATCTTCTTACATGAAGAGCCATAATCAATTCTTCTAAAGCAGCATTACCAGCTCTCTCACCAATTCCATTAATAGTACATTCAAGCTGCCTAGCTCCATTCTTGACAGCCTCAAGGAAATTCGCGACTGCTAATCCTAAGTCATTGTGACCGTGAACAGAGAGAACTGCTTCATTGATATTTGGAACATTTTTATTGATATTTAATATTAAACCTCCAAATTCAGAAGGTGTTGTATAACCAACTGTATCTGGAATATTTATAGTATTAGCTCCTGAAGATATGGCTAATTCAATTACTTCATAAAGAAAATCTAGATCACTTCTTGCTGCGTCTTCACAGGAAAACTCAACATCATCAACAAAACTTTTAGCATAACCAACCATATCTGGAACGATATCAAGAACTTCTTTTCTGGATTTTCTTAATTTATGTTCAAGATGAATGTCACTGGTTGCTATAAAGGTATGAATCCTTTTTCTTGGGGCTGGAGCAATGGCATCAGCACAAGCTTTGATATCAGATTTTGAAGCTCTTGATAAACCGCAAATAATAGGTCCATCTTCTCCTCCTACATTCTCAGCTATTTTCTGGACTGCAGCAAAATCGCCCGCGCTAGCGAAAGGGAATCCTGCCTCAATAACATCCACACCTAATCTTGCTAATTGTTGAGCAATAGCTAATTTTTCCTCTAAATTAAGACTTGCTCCAGGGGATTGTTCTCCATCCCTCAACGTGGTATCGAAGATTAAAACTCGGCCCGGATCTTTGGCCATAGCATGAAATATATAAAGATAATTAGACCTTTTTAAGATCTATATGAATTGAATTGATTGTAGTATATTTATCTCATATTTCTACAAAGTTTATTAAGTTTCTAATTATTTAGTTGATCTTTTTTTATTTATATAATATTAAAAAATAAAGATTGGATATCAAATTCAAAGAAAATTTTTAATTAATAAATAAAAAATAATTTTTTCAAAGTATCTAATTTTACCAGTTTTAGTTTATAAGTTAAAGTTTATCTTTTTCAATGCTTCTAAAGAGTATAAGTATTCAAGGATCAAATCCAACAATCTGGAAATTTTAATGACTAAAGGCAATCTCGCCATAGTCCTGCATGCCCATCTACCTTACGTGCGATCAGAAGAACCTGGCTCATTAGAAGAGGACTGGTTCTTTCAAGCTCTAGTGGAATGTTATTTACCACTGTTAGAGACACTTGAAAATAGCGCTAGTGCAAAAGATCAAGCGCCTAAAGTCACAATAGGCTTATCGCCAACTTTGCTTTCTCTTTTGGAAGATCAGGTGTTAAAAAATCGATTTGAGAAATGGGTAACTATAAGAATAGAAGTTCTTAATAATTTAGAGAAAGACAGCATAAAAGCAGTACAACACTTGAAAGAGAACTTTAAACGCCAGCTAGAAAGCTGGAAGAATTGTCAAGGTGATCTAATAGGAAGATTTAAAAAATTACAAATATCAGAGGTAATTGATATTCTCACTTGTGCAGCCACTCATGGATATCTACCACTTTTAAGAGAAAACCCTGAGGCCGTCAGGGCTCAATTAAAAACTGCCGTAACAGAACATAAGCGCCTTTTTACTAGTTCACCATTGGGGATTTGGTTGCCTGAATGTGCATATTACGAAGGCTTAGATGAATTAATGGCTGAATCAGGATTGAGATATGCAGTTCTTGATGGTCATGGCTTGTTAAATGCAGATCCAAGGCCAAGATATGGCCTATATGCTCCTATCTGCACAAGAAAAGGAGTAGCTTTTTTTGGTAGAGATAGTGAATCAACTCTTCCAGTCTGGTCAGCAAGAGATGGATATCCAGGCAATCCAAACTACAGAGAATTCCATAGAGACTTAGGCTGGGATTTATCGATTGAGAGTCTCAAAAAGATAGGAATTAATGAAAAAAGGCCTTTAGGAATTAAATTATTTAAAATTTCATCTAAAAATACATCTTTAGAAAACAAGCAAGAATATGAGCCAAATGCGGCAAAAGAGATTGTTGAAAAAGATGCAGAAAATTATTTAAAGGAGAGAAAGAAACAACTTATAAAGCTTGGAGAATCAATGCAAATAGAGCCATTATTAATCGCTCCTTTTGATGCAGAACTTTTTGGTCATTGGTGGTTTGAAGGTCCGCAATTTCTCAAGCATTTATTTATTAAATCTAAAGGGGAAGGTATCAAGTTAATTACCTTAAAAGAGGCTCTACAATTAACACCAAAAATCCAATTATGCAATCCTTCCCCTTCAAGTTGGGGACAAGGTGGTTTTCATAATTATTGGTTAAACAAGTCAAATTCATGGATTGTTCATGAGTGGAGTAAAGCTGGAAGAGAAATGGTAAGTGTTTGTTCCGAGGGGTTAATAAAAGAATCAAATATCAAAATCATTAAACAAGCTGGAAGAGAGCTTTTACTATGTCAATCT is a genomic window containing:
- the folD gene encoding bifunctional methylenetetrahydrofolate dehydrogenase/methenyltetrahydrofolate cyclohydrolase FolD, translating into MPKILDGKKLAQELELILQKAIQSGLEVAERPPGLAVLRVGNDPASGVYVNYKEKACDRIGVRSFAKHLREDISLEELIETIKSLNDDKNVDGILLQLPLPDHLDESTLLRNIDPDKDADGLHPLNLGKLIKGEKGPRSCTPAGVMSLLERNQIKIEGKRAVVVGRSILVGKPMALMLEAANATVTIAHSRTKDLPSLTKQADLLVVAAGKPYLIGKNHVSENCVVIDVGIHRLQPDQENIKELKKTKLCGDVKIFEIEDKVASYSPVPGGVGPMTVTMLLANTVDRWQKHCGLPLTISNLLP
- a CDS encoding HDIG domain-containing metalloprotein codes for the protein MAKLPSPQKIWRIWLGSQSPRRPILRWSATDKLGLLMVCLLLAIFSSYKLLAVPDLKPGDIAQFNVIAPRDAKIIDTKDLKEKKQGLKENFVQVIDKNQSNNLEKTVLKKINTLRTLKDNNFEVDLNENSLTNSEKSWLINVSDNKWEEWKEEIKNVSRKMLSQGIINTLALDQLNEASSLQLIDLGGKDSPSRSLGAKILSSSFHQKSNLIVDELKTNILLENLIHQDGINTINVKEGNLILKKGETISSQDFAILEHFNKVGRSPRPLKWLITFSEAMCGCGLLLMIMRREKPRLKARHGLLSLTLLFVVQLTKDWIGPLASPMQLILPPTLLLSQGIGTTTSLAWMATASLLWPSSLNELTEIRLIIACVAGSFVAFLGRRMRSRAQVLQIAVFIPFGALLGQWFIFNQLIKEKNIGSNNLSIDPNSLFNETVIISAILMITILIIPILENTFGLLTRARLMELADQERPLLRRLSREAPGTFEHTLTISSLAEEGARVIGADVDLIKTGALYHDIGKLHAPNWFIENQKDGINPHEEIKNPYKSADILQAHVDEGLKLARRYRLPSPIADFIPEHQGTLKMGYFLHKARESDPSASEKRFRYKGPIPHSKETGILMLADGCEAALRALDASSSDNEACKTVRKIIQSRQLDGQLKESSLTRAEIEIILRAFVSVWRRMRHRRLKYPSFNSR
- a CDS encoding 2-isopropylmalate synthase; translated protein: MAKDPGRVLIFDTTLRDGEQSPGASLNLEEKLAIAQQLARLGVDVIEAGFPFASAGDFAAVQKIAENVGGEDGPIICGLSRASKSDIKACADAIAPAPRKRIHTFIATSDIHLEHKLRKSRKEVLDIVPDMVGYAKSFVDDVEFSCEDAARSDLDFLYEVIELAISSGANTINIPDTVGYTTPSEFGGLILNINKNVPNINEAVLSVHGHNDLGLAVANFLEAVKNGARQLECTINGIGERAGNAALEELIMALHVRRSYFNPFFGRPPESPTPLTAVRTEEITKSSRLVSNLTGMVVQPNKAIVGANAFAHESGIHQDGVLKNRLTYEIIDAKTIGLSDNKISLGKLSGRSAVRARLEDLGYDLNREDLNDAFARFKDLADRKREITDRDLEAIVSEQVQLPEALFQLKLVQVSCGTSLMPTATVTVVGEEGVEKTAVSLGTGPVDAVVRALDSLTQEPNELIEFSVKSVTEGIDALGEVTIRIRRDGNLFSGHSADTDVVVAAAQAYINALNRLVAAQGRKSIHPQHDLAQVDKKGV
- a CDS encoding glycoside hydrolase family 57 protein, giving the protein MTKGNLAIVLHAHLPYVRSEEPGSLEEDWFFQALVECYLPLLETLENSASAKDQAPKVTIGLSPTLLSLLEDQVLKNRFEKWVTIRIEVLNNLEKDSIKAVQHLKENFKRQLESWKNCQGDLIGRFKKLQISEVIDILTCAATHGYLPLLRENPEAVRAQLKTAVTEHKRLFTSSPLGIWLPECAYYEGLDELMAESGLRYAVLDGHGLLNADPRPRYGLYAPICTRKGVAFFGRDSESTLPVWSARDGYPGNPNYREFHRDLGWDLSIESLKKIGINEKRPLGIKLFKISSKNTSLENKQEYEPNAAKEIVEKDAENYLKERKKQLIKLGESMQIEPLLIAPFDAELFGHWWFEGPQFLKHLFIKSKGEGIKLITLKEALQLTPKIQLCNPSPSSWGQGGFHNYWLNKSNSWIVHEWSKAGREMVSVCSEGLIKESNIKIIKQAGRELLLCQSSDWSFILKAGTTTELARERINLHLKRFWMLINAIKDNKIINDTSFEEIEKEDCIFPLISPIDWKKKI